The following coding sequences are from one Lepisosteus oculatus isolate fLepOcu1 chromosome 19, fLepOcu1.hap2, whole genome shotgun sequence window:
- the LOC102692296 gene encoding ADP-ribosylation factor-binding protein GGA1 isoform X2, with translation MAADEGGETLESWLNKATNPSNERERWDCIQGFYESINKELEGPQIALRLLAHKIQSPQEKEALQALTVLEACMNNCGKRFHNEAGKFRFLNELIKVLSPKYLGMCSAENVKSRVAEVLYGWTVWLPDEVKMKEAYHMLKKQGIIKKDPKLPDKIVMPPPAPRAQDSVFDDEDKSKLLEKLLTSKQPEDLQAANRLIKNTIKEKQEKMEKVSKRIATIEEVENNTKLLKQLLESYRRQQLSSSDRDTMKDLYEKCEKLRPTLFRLASDTVDNDEALAEILQANDKLTLAVNSYQELVVKKELNGNRLNPQSPKEIKSYHLIDFNELNCLETGSTPYKGSCQEESSSLSLLDEEFMLLGLNDPPVPQTSQQIHTTNSTVLAKPLKEDAFSFQEQCGRFYDKVEKRKPASMLTARGCNVDSAPRGQGDHRTKSLTSEAQHSNWSVLHPRIPENQPIVNSHPCPGGQLQDMSFSDIFISLDSIMPSSTPPLTAYDKNGLRVMLHFAKNTPVGRPDIVLILISMLSTSPYPVKDIVFQAAVPKTMRVKLQSATGSELPAYNPILPPAVISQVMLLSNPQRGKVRLRYKLNFTHGTQKMSELGEVENFPDLSSWAGM, from the exons ATAAAGCAACAAACCCCAGTAATGAGAGGGAGAGATGGGACTGTATACAGGGATTTTATGAGAGTATTAACAAAGAACTTGAAGg GCCACAGATTGCTCTTCGGCTTTTGGCTCACAAGATTCAGTCTCCTCAGGAGAAGGAAGCCCTGCAGGCCCTGACG GTGCTGGAGGCTTGCATGAACAACTGTGGCAAGAGATTTCACAATGAAGCTGGGAAGTTCCGtttcctgaatgaattaatcaaAGTTTTATCTCCAAAG TATCTGGGAATGTGCAGCGCAGAGAATGTAAAGTCCAGGGTGGCAGAAGTCTTATATGGCTGGACCGTGTGGCTGCCTGATGAAGTGAAAATGAAGGAGGCCTATCACATGCTAAAGAAACAAG GCATTATAAAGAAGGATCCTAAGTTACCAGACAAAATAGTCATGCCACCGCCTGCTCCAAGAGCACAGGACTCTGTATTTGATGACGAAGACAAGTCAAAG TTACTGGAGAAGCTTCTGACAAGTAAACAACCTGAGGATCTCCAAGCAGCCAACAGACTCATTAAGAACACCATAAAAGAG AAACAAGAGAAGATGGAGAAAGTATCCAAACGTATTGCTACCATTGAAGAAGTAGAGAACAATACAAAGCTTCTGAAACAGTTACTGGAGAGTTACAGGAGGCAACAATTGTCAAGCAGCGATAGAGACACcatgaag GACCTGTATGAGAAATGTGAAAAACTGAGACCCACCCTCTTTCGTCTGGCCAGCGATACTGTTGATAATGATGAAGCATTAG CGGAGATTCTTCAAGCCAACGATAAGCTGACCTTGGCAGTAAATTCATACCAAGAGCTAGTGGTAAAAAAAGAACTAAATGGAAACAGATTGA ATCCTCAGAGCCCCAAAGAGATAAAAAGTTATCACCTTATAGACTTCAACGAGCTGAACTGTCTGGAGACTGGCTCCACTCCATACAAAGGCTCTTGCCAGGAAGAGAGCAGCTCTTTGTCACTTCTGGATGAAGAATTTATGTTATTAG GGCTGAATGATCCACCAGTACCACAGACTTCCCAACAGATTCATACAACGAACAGCACGGTGTTAGCTAAG CCTTTAAAGGAAGATGCTTTCAGCTTCCAGGAACAGTGTGGTAGGTTCTATGACAAGGTGGAGAAGAGGAAACCAGCCAGCATGCTGACTGCAAGAGGCTGCAATGTAGACAGTGCCCCCAGGGGACAGGGAGACCACAGAACCAAATCTTTGACTTCAGAAGCCCAACACAGCAACTG GTCAGTTCTCCACCCCAGGATTCCTGAGAATCAGCCCATTGTGAACTCACATCCCTGTCCTGGAGGCCAGCTTCAGGATATGAGCTTTTCAGACATCTTTATCTCATTAGATTCTATAATGCCAA GTAGTACTCCACCACTTACTGCCTACGATAAGAATGGACTGCGAGTGATGCTTCACTTTGCCAAAAACACGCCAGTTGGACGACCAGATATTGTTCTCATTTTGATCTCCATGCTGAGCACTTCCCCTTATCCCGTGAAAGATATTGTATTTCAAGCTGCTGTACCAAAG ACAATGAGAGTTAAATTGCAATCGGCAACAGGATCTGAGCTTCCAGCCTATAACCCCATTCTGCCCCCAGCTGTGATCTCCCAGGTCATGCTACTGTCCAACCCACAGAGA GGTAAAGTGCGATTACGGTACAAGCTCAACTTTACTCATGGCACCCAGAAGATGAGTGAGCTGGGGGAGGTAGAGAACTTTCCTGACTTGAGCTCCTGGGCAGGCATGTGA
- the LOC102692296 gene encoding ADP-ribosylation factor-binding protein GGA1 isoform X1, with product MAADEGGETLESWLNKATNPSNERERWDCIQGFYESINKELEGPQIALRLLAHKIQSPQEKEALQALTVLEACMNNCGKRFHNEAGKFRFLNELIKVLSPKYLGMCSAENVKSRVAEVLYGWTVWLPDEVKMKEAYHMLKKQGIIKKDPKLPDKIVMPPPAPRAQDSVFDDEDKSKLLEKLLTSKQPEDLQAANRLIKNTIKEKQEKMEKVSKRIATIEEVENNTKLLKQLLESYRRQQLSSSDRDTMKDLYEKCEKLRPTLFRLASDTVDNDEALAEILQANDKLTLAVNSYQELVVKKELNGNRLSEYSRVKDPQSPKEIKSYHLIDFNELNCLETGSTPYKGSCQEESSSLSLLDEEFMLLGLNDPPVPQTSQQIHTTNSTVLAKPLKEDAFSFQEQCGRFYDKVEKRKPASMLTARGCNVDSAPRGQGDHRTKSLTSEAQHSNWSVLHPRIPENQPIVNSHPCPGGQLQDMSFSDIFISLDSIMPSNTPPLTAYDKNGLRVMLHFAKNTPVGRPDIVLILISMLSTSPYPVKDIVFQAAVPKTMRVKLQSATGSELPAYNPILPPAVISQVMLLSNPQRGKVRLRYKLNFTHGTQKMSELGEVENFPDLSSWAGM from the exons ATAAAGCAACAAACCCCAGTAATGAGAGGGAGAGATGGGACTGTATACAGGGATTTTATGAGAGTATTAACAAAGAACTTGAAGg GCCACAGATTGCTCTTCGGCTTTTGGCTCACAAGATTCAGTCTCCTCAGGAGAAGGAAGCCCTGCAGGCCCTGACG GTGCTGGAGGCTTGCATGAACAACTGTGGCAAGAGATTTCACAATGAAGCTGGGAAGTTCCGtttcctgaatgaattaatcaaAGTTTTATCTCCAAAG TATCTGGGAATGTGCAGCGCAGAGAATGTAAAGTCCAGGGTGGCAGAAGTCTTATATGGCTGGACCGTGTGGCTGCCTGATGAAGTGAAAATGAAGGAGGCCTATCACATGCTAAAGAAACAAG GCATTATAAAGAAGGATCCTAAGTTACCAGACAAAATAGTCATGCCACCGCCTGCTCCAAGAGCACAGGACTCTGTATTTGATGACGAAGACAAGTCAAAG TTACTGGAGAAGCTTCTGACAAGTAAACAACCTGAGGATCTCCAAGCAGCCAACAGACTCATTAAGAACACCATAAAAGAG AAACAAGAGAAGATGGAGAAAGTATCCAAACGTATTGCTACCATTGAAGAAGTAGAGAACAATACAAAGCTTCTGAAACAGTTACTGGAGAGTTACAGGAGGCAACAATTGTCAAGCAGCGATAGAGACACcatgaag GACCTGTATGAGAAATGTGAAAAACTGAGACCCACCCTCTTTCGTCTGGCCAGCGATACTGTTGATAATGATGAAGCATTAG CGGAGATTCTTCAAGCCAACGATAAGCTGACCTTGGCAGTAAATTCATACCAAGAGCTAGTGGTAAAAAAAGAACTAAATGGAAACAGATTGAGTGAGTACTCCAGagttaaag ATCCTCAGAGCCCCAAAGAGATAAAAAGTTATCACCTTATAGACTTCAACGAGCTGAACTGTCTGGAGACTGGCTCCACTCCATACAAAGGCTCTTGCCAGGAAGAGAGCAGCTCTTTGTCACTTCTGGATGAAGAATTTATGTTATTAG GGCTGAATGATCCACCAGTACCACAGACTTCCCAACAGATTCATACAACGAACAGCACGGTGTTAGCTAAG CCTTTAAAGGAAGATGCTTTCAGCTTCCAGGAACAGTGTGGTAGGTTCTATGACAAGGTGGAGAAGAGGAAACCAGCCAGCATGCTGACTGCAAGAGGCTGCAATGTAGACAGTGCCCCCAGGGGACAGGGAGACCACAGAACCAAATCTTTGACTTCAGAAGCCCAACACAGCAACTG GTCAGTTCTCCACCCCAGGATTCCTGAGAATCAGCCCATTGTGAACTCACATCCCTGTCCTGGAGGCCAGCTTCAGGATATGAGCTTTTCAGACATCTTTATCTCATTAGATTCTATAATGCCAAGTAA TACTCCACCACTTACTGCCTACGATAAGAATGGACTGCGAGTGATGCTTCACTTTGCCAAAAACACGCCAGTTGGACGACCAGATATTGTTCTCATTTTGATCTCCATGCTGAGCACTTCCCCTTATCCCGTGAAAGATATTGTATTTCAAGCTGCTGTACCAAAG ACAATGAGAGTTAAATTGCAATCGGCAACAGGATCTGAGCTTCCAGCCTATAACCCCATTCTGCCCCCAGCTGTGATCTCCCAGGTCATGCTACTGTCCAACCCACAGAGA GGTAAAGTGCGATTACGGTACAAGCTCAACTTTACTCATGGCACCCAGAAGATGAGTGAGCTGGGGGAGGTAGAGAACTTTCCTGACTTGAGCTCCTGGGCAGGCATGTGA
- the LOC102692296 gene encoding ADP-ribosylation factor-binding protein GGA1 isoform X4: MAADEGGETLESWLNKATNPSNERERWDCIQGFYESINKELEGPQIALRLLAHKIQSPQEKEALQALTVLEACMNNCGKRFHNEAGKFRFLNELIKVLSPKYLGMCSAENVKSRVAEVLYGWTVWLPDEVKMKEAYHMLKKQGIIKKDPKLPDKIVMPPPAPRAQDSVFDDEDKSKLLEKLLTSKQPEDLQAANRLIKNTIKEKQEKMEKVSKRIATIEEVENNTKLLKQLLESYRRQQLSSSDRDTMKDLYEKCEKLRPTLFRLASDTVDNDEALAEILQANDKLTLAVNSYQELVVKKELNGNRLSEYSRVKDPQSPKEIKSYHLIDFNELNCLETGSTPYKGSCQEESSSLSLLDEEFMLLGLNDPPVPQTSQQIHTTNSTVLAKPLKEDAFSFQEQCGRFYDKVEKRKPASMLTARGCNVDSAPRGQGDHRTKSLTSEAQHSNWSVLHPRIPENQPIVNSHPCPGGQLQDMSFSDIFISLDSIMPSSTPPLTAYDKNGLRVMLHFAKNTPVGRPDIVLILISMLSTSPYPVKDIVFQAAVPKTMRVKLQSATGSELPAYNPILPPAVISQVMLLSNPQRGKVRLRYKLNFTHGTQKMSELGEVENFPDLSSWAGM; this comes from the exons ATAAAGCAACAAACCCCAGTAATGAGAGGGAGAGATGGGACTGTATACAGGGATTTTATGAGAGTATTAACAAAGAACTTGAAGg GCCACAGATTGCTCTTCGGCTTTTGGCTCACAAGATTCAGTCTCCTCAGGAGAAGGAAGCCCTGCAGGCCCTGACG GTGCTGGAGGCTTGCATGAACAACTGTGGCAAGAGATTTCACAATGAAGCTGGGAAGTTCCGtttcctgaatgaattaatcaaAGTTTTATCTCCAAAG TATCTGGGAATGTGCAGCGCAGAGAATGTAAAGTCCAGGGTGGCAGAAGTCTTATATGGCTGGACCGTGTGGCTGCCTGATGAAGTGAAAATGAAGGAGGCCTATCACATGCTAAAGAAACAAG GCATTATAAAGAAGGATCCTAAGTTACCAGACAAAATAGTCATGCCACCGCCTGCTCCAAGAGCACAGGACTCTGTATTTGATGACGAAGACAAGTCAAAG TTACTGGAGAAGCTTCTGACAAGTAAACAACCTGAGGATCTCCAAGCAGCCAACAGACTCATTAAGAACACCATAAAAGAG AAACAAGAGAAGATGGAGAAAGTATCCAAACGTATTGCTACCATTGAAGAAGTAGAGAACAATACAAAGCTTCTGAAACAGTTACTGGAGAGTTACAGGAGGCAACAATTGTCAAGCAGCGATAGAGACACcatgaag GACCTGTATGAGAAATGTGAAAAACTGAGACCCACCCTCTTTCGTCTGGCCAGCGATACTGTTGATAATGATGAAGCATTAG CGGAGATTCTTCAAGCCAACGATAAGCTGACCTTGGCAGTAAATTCATACCAAGAGCTAGTGGTAAAAAAAGAACTAAATGGAAACAGATTGAGTGAGTACTCCAGagttaaag ATCCTCAGAGCCCCAAAGAGATAAAAAGTTATCACCTTATAGACTTCAACGAGCTGAACTGTCTGGAGACTGGCTCCACTCCATACAAAGGCTCTTGCCAGGAAGAGAGCAGCTCTTTGTCACTTCTGGATGAAGAATTTATGTTATTAG GGCTGAATGATCCACCAGTACCACAGACTTCCCAACAGATTCATACAACGAACAGCACGGTGTTAGCTAAG CCTTTAAAGGAAGATGCTTTCAGCTTCCAGGAACAGTGTGGTAGGTTCTATGACAAGGTGGAGAAGAGGAAACCAGCCAGCATGCTGACTGCAAGAGGCTGCAATGTAGACAGTGCCCCCAGGGGACAGGGAGACCACAGAACCAAATCTTTGACTTCAGAAGCCCAACACAGCAACTG GTCAGTTCTCCACCCCAGGATTCCTGAGAATCAGCCCATTGTGAACTCACATCCCTGTCCTGGAGGCCAGCTTCAGGATATGAGCTTTTCAGACATCTTTATCTCATTAGATTCTATAATGCCAA GTAGTACTCCACCACTTACTGCCTACGATAAGAATGGACTGCGAGTGATGCTTCACTTTGCCAAAAACACGCCAGTTGGACGACCAGATATTGTTCTCATTTTGATCTCCATGCTGAGCACTTCCCCTTATCCCGTGAAAGATATTGTATTTCAAGCTGCTGTACCAAAG ACAATGAGAGTTAAATTGCAATCGGCAACAGGATCTGAGCTTCCAGCCTATAACCCCATTCTGCCCCCAGCTGTGATCTCCCAGGTCATGCTACTGTCCAACCCACAGAGA GGTAAAGTGCGATTACGGTACAAGCTCAACTTTACTCATGGCACCCAGAAGATGAGTGAGCTGGGGGAGGTAGAGAACTTTCCTGACTTGAGCTCCTGGGCAGGCATGTGA
- the LOC102692296 gene encoding ADP-ribosylation factor-binding protein GGA1 isoform X3: protein MNNCGKRFHNEAGKFRFLNELIKVLSPKYLGMCSAENVKSRVAEVLYGWTVWLPDEVKMKEAYHMLKKQGIIKKDPKLPDKIVMPPPAPRAQDSVFDDEDKSKLLEKLLTSKQPEDLQAANRLIKNTIKEKQEKMEKVSKRIATIEEVENNTKLLKQLLESYRRQQLSSSDRDTMKDLYEKCEKLRPTLFRLASDTVDNDEALAEILQANDKLTLAVNSYQELVVKKELNGNRLSEYSRVKDPQSPKEIKSYHLIDFNELNCLETGSTPYKGSCQEESSSLSLLDEEFMLLGLNDPPVPQTSQQIHTTNSTVLAKPLKEDAFSFQEQCGRFYDKVEKRKPASMLTARGCNVDSAPRGQGDHRTKSLTSEAQHSNWSVLHPRIPENQPIVNSHPCPGGQLQDMSFSDIFISLDSIMPSSTPPLTAYDKNGLRVMLHFAKNTPVGRPDIVLILISMLSTSPYPVKDIVFQAAVPKTMRVKLQSATGSELPAYNPILPPAVISQVMLLSNPQRGKVRLRYKLNFTHGTQKMSELGEVENFPDLSSWAGM from the exons ATGAACAACTGTGGCAAGAGATTTCACAATGAAGCTGGGAAGTTCCGtttcctgaatgaattaatcaaAGTTTTATCTCCAAAG TATCTGGGAATGTGCAGCGCAGAGAATGTAAAGTCCAGGGTGGCAGAAGTCTTATATGGCTGGACCGTGTGGCTGCCTGATGAAGTGAAAATGAAGGAGGCCTATCACATGCTAAAGAAACAAG GCATTATAAAGAAGGATCCTAAGTTACCAGACAAAATAGTCATGCCACCGCCTGCTCCAAGAGCACAGGACTCTGTATTTGATGACGAAGACAAGTCAAAG TTACTGGAGAAGCTTCTGACAAGTAAACAACCTGAGGATCTCCAAGCAGCCAACAGACTCATTAAGAACACCATAAAAGAG AAACAAGAGAAGATGGAGAAAGTATCCAAACGTATTGCTACCATTGAAGAAGTAGAGAACAATACAAAGCTTCTGAAACAGTTACTGGAGAGTTACAGGAGGCAACAATTGTCAAGCAGCGATAGAGACACcatgaag GACCTGTATGAGAAATGTGAAAAACTGAGACCCACCCTCTTTCGTCTGGCCAGCGATACTGTTGATAATGATGAAGCATTAG CGGAGATTCTTCAAGCCAACGATAAGCTGACCTTGGCAGTAAATTCATACCAAGAGCTAGTGGTAAAAAAAGAACTAAATGGAAACAGATTGAGTGAGTACTCCAGagttaaag ATCCTCAGAGCCCCAAAGAGATAAAAAGTTATCACCTTATAGACTTCAACGAGCTGAACTGTCTGGAGACTGGCTCCACTCCATACAAAGGCTCTTGCCAGGAAGAGAGCAGCTCTTTGTCACTTCTGGATGAAGAATTTATGTTATTAG GGCTGAATGATCCACCAGTACCACAGACTTCCCAACAGATTCATACAACGAACAGCACGGTGTTAGCTAAG CCTTTAAAGGAAGATGCTTTCAGCTTCCAGGAACAGTGTGGTAGGTTCTATGACAAGGTGGAGAAGAGGAAACCAGCCAGCATGCTGACTGCAAGAGGCTGCAATGTAGACAGTGCCCCCAGGGGACAGGGAGACCACAGAACCAAATCTTTGACTTCAGAAGCCCAACACAGCAACTG GTCAGTTCTCCACCCCAGGATTCCTGAGAATCAGCCCATTGTGAACTCACATCCCTGTCCTGGAGGCCAGCTTCAGGATATGAGCTTTTCAGACATCTTTATCTCATTAGATTCTATAATGCCAA GTAGTACTCCACCACTTACTGCCTACGATAAGAATGGACTGCGAGTGATGCTTCACTTTGCCAAAAACACGCCAGTTGGACGACCAGATATTGTTCTCATTTTGATCTCCATGCTGAGCACTTCCCCTTATCCCGTGAAAGATATTGTATTTCAAGCTGCTGTACCAAAG ACAATGAGAGTTAAATTGCAATCGGCAACAGGATCTGAGCTTCCAGCCTATAACCCCATTCTGCCCCCAGCTGTGATCTCCCAGGTCATGCTACTGTCCAACCCACAGAGA GGTAAAGTGCGATTACGGTACAAGCTCAACTTTACTCATGGCACCCAGAAGATGAGTGAGCTGGGGGAGGTAGAGAACTTTCCTGACTTGAGCTCCTGGGCAGGCATGTGA